A genome region from Corvus hawaiiensis isolate bCorHaw1 chromosome 4, bCorHaw1.pri.cur, whole genome shotgun sequence includes the following:
- the ETFRF1 gene encoding electron transfer flavoprotein regulatory factor 1 produces the protein MANSLRGEVVKLYKNLLYLGREYPKGADYFRCRLKAAFLKNKDETDPEKIKQLIARGEFVVKELEALYFLRKYRAMKQRYYSDDKP, from the exons ATGGCCAATTCTTTAAGAGGTGAAGTGGTGAAACTGTACAAAAAT CTGCTGTACCTTGGAAGGGAGTATCCCAAAGGAGCAGACTACTTCAGATGCCGtttgaaagcagcttttctaaAAAACAAAGATGAGACAGACCCTGAAAAAATTAAGCAACTGATTGCCCGGGGAGAATTTGTTGTAAAGGAGCTGGAGGCTTTGTACTTCCTGAGGAAATACCGAGCCATGAAGCAGCGCTACTACAGCGATGACAAGCCTTGA